A genomic segment from Propioniciclava sp. MC1595 encodes:
- a CDS encoding DDE-type integrase/transposase/recombinase, translating to MKARVEVTKRYAQAYADAPKHGKSLILDQVVEVTGWNRDHARQQLRLRLLQAPGRAVATVAVIDRRKTKPRRYSYDATKVLQRVWATSGGSCGKYLAAAMGDWLDAMEAEGSLVPGVEHYHDGVRAELEAMSAATIDRYLAPAKARDPIRGKTSTKPGHLLRQSIQVRKAGDEVEGEPGFFEVDTVAHCGPTLKGEFARSVNFTCVHTGWVYTHPIRNNARVHVLAAFDAFVEAVPFAVTGIDCDNGSEFINHQIIGWAGDRDVFFTRSRPYKSNDQATIESKNGHLVRRYGFYHRYDTPAELDLLTQLWPLVNDRLNFFTPTKKPIGYGTDKLGRRKRLYDQPRSPYRRLLEAGVLSPAQEHELAAYRATLKPTRIARQITELQAELTRLAATKTRRLEDQLTWRAPDIKALKIRAG from the coding sequence ATGAAGGCCAGGGTCGAGGTCACGAAGCGGTACGCACAGGCGTACGCGGACGCGCCGAAGCACGGCAAGAGCTTGATCTTGGACCAAGTGGTCGAGGTGACGGGCTGGAACCGTGACCATGCCCGTCAGCAACTCCGCTTGCGGTTGCTGCAGGCGCCGGGACGGGCAGTGGCAACGGTCGCGGTGATCGATCGGCGCAAGACCAAGCCTCGCCGGTACTCCTACGATGCGACCAAGGTCCTGCAACGGGTGTGGGCCACCAGTGGCGGTAGTTGCGGCAAGTACCTGGCTGCCGCGATGGGTGACTGGCTGGACGCGATGGAGGCTGAAGGGTCGCTGGTGCCCGGGGTGGAGCACTACCACGACGGGGTCCGTGCCGAGCTCGAGGCCATGTCGGCGGCCACGATCGACCGCTACCTGGCGCCGGCCAAAGCGCGGGACCCGATCCGCGGCAAGACCAGCACCAAGCCCGGGCACCTGTTGCGCCAATCGATCCAGGTACGCAAGGCCGGTGACGAGGTCGAGGGCGAACCCGGGTTCTTCGAGGTCGACACGGTCGCCCATTGCGGGCCCACCCTGAAGGGCGAGTTCGCCAGGAGTGTGAACTTCACCTGCGTGCACACCGGCTGGGTGTACACCCATCCCATCCGGAACAACGCCCGCGTGCACGTGCTGGCCGCTTTCGACGCGTTCGTTGAGGCGGTGCCGTTCGCCGTGACGGGCATCGATTGCGACAACGGCTCGGAGTTCATCAACCACCAGATCATCGGCTGGGCCGGTGACCGGGATGTGTTCTTCACCCGATCCCGGCCTTACAAGAGCAACGACCAAGCCACCATCGAGTCCAAGAACGGGCACCTCGTGCGCCGATACGGGTTCTACCACCGCTACGACACCCCGGCCGAACTCGACCTCCTGACCCAGTTGTGGCCCTTGGTCAACGACAGGTTGAACTTCTTCACCCCCACCAAGAAACCCATCGGGTACGGCACCGACAAACTCGGCCGCCGCAAGCGCCTCTACGACCAGCCCCGCTCCCCCTACCGGCGGCTCCTCGAGGCAGGCGTCCTCAGCCCCGCCCAAGAACACGAACTCGCCGCCTACCGGGCCACCCTCAAACCCACCCGGATCGCCCGGCAGATCACCGAACTCCAAGCCGAACTGACCCGCTTGGCCGCCACCAAGACCCGCCGCCTCGAAGACCAACTCACCTGGCGAGCCCCCGACATCAAAGCCCTCAAGATCCGCGCCGGCTAG
- a CDS encoding citrate synthase yields MTTPATFSAGDKNLELPFVQATQGNNGYDISKLMAQTGDTTFDIGFANTAVCKSAITYIDGDKGVLQYRGYPIEQLAEKSTFLETSYLVLYGELPTKEQLEDFTEKVANHMVIDERIREMFRIFPRKSHPMPVLSAGVTALGLFSQDTIGFDDDRIDAATHRLMAKVPTIAAYSYKNSIGMPTLYPDYSLSYVENFLRMSFGTVSQPYELDDEVVKAMEVLLILHADHEQNCSTSTVRLVGSAQTNLYQSVSSGVNALYGPLHGGANQAVLEMLDDIADRGISVKDYVNKVKDKSSNERLMGFGHRVYKNYDPRAAIIKKHADAILRNRAGGNDQLLDIALELEEAALSDPYFVERKLYPNVDFYTGLIYRAMGFPTDMFTVLFAIGRLPGWIAQWREMIKDPTNKIGRPRQIYIGHTERDYVPMDAR; encoded by the coding sequence ATGACGACCCCTGCCACCTTCAGCGCTGGCGACAAGAACCTGGAACTGCCCTTTGTGCAGGCCACCCAGGGCAACAACGGCTACGACATCAGCAAGCTGATGGCCCAGACCGGTGACACCACCTTCGACATCGGTTTTGCGAACACCGCGGTCTGCAAGTCCGCCATCACCTACATCGACGGCGACAAGGGTGTGCTGCAGTACCGCGGCTACCCGATCGAGCAGCTGGCCGAGAAGTCGACCTTCCTCGAGACCTCCTACCTCGTGCTCTACGGCGAGCTCCCGACCAAGGAGCAGCTGGAGGACTTCACGGAGAAGGTCGCCAACCACATGGTGATCGACGAGCGCATCCGCGAGATGTTCCGCATCTTCCCGCGCAAGTCGCACCCGATGCCCGTGCTGTCCGCCGGCGTGACGGCCCTCGGCCTGTTCTCGCAGGACACCATCGGCTTCGACGACGACAGGATCGACGCCGCCACCCACCGCCTCATGGCGAAGGTGCCGACGATCGCGGCCTACTCGTACAAGAACTCGATCGGCATGCCGACCCTGTACCCCGACTATTCCCTGAGCTACGTCGAGAACTTCCTCCGCATGTCCTTCGGCACCGTCAGCCAGCCGTACGAGCTGGACGACGAGGTCGTCAAGGCCATGGAGGTCCTGCTGATCCTGCACGCCGACCACGAGCAGAACTGCTCCACCTCGACCGTGCGCCTCGTCGGCTCCGCCCAGACGAACCTGTACCAGTCGGTCTCGTCGGGCGTGAACGCCCTGTACGGTCCGCTGCACGGCGGCGCCAACCAGGCCGTCCTCGAGATGCTGGACGACATCGCCGACCGCGGCATCTCCGTCAAGGACTACGTCAACAAGGTCAAGGACAAGAGCTCCAACGAGCGCCTCATGGGCTTCGGCCACCGCGTGTACAAGAACTACGACCCGCGCGCGGCCATCATCAAGAAGCACGCCGACGCCATCCTGCGCAACCGCGCCGGCGGCAACGACCAGCTTCTCGACATCGCCCTGGAGCTCGAAGAGGCCGCCCTGAGCGACCCGTACTTCGTCGAGCGCAAGCTGTACCCGAACGTGGACTTCTACACGGGTCTGATCTACCGCGCGATGGGCTTCCCGACCGACATGTTCACCGTGCTCTTCGCGATCGGCCGTCTCCCCGGCTGGATCGCCCAGTGGCGCGAGATGATCAAGGACCCGACCAACAAGATCGGCCGCCCGCGCCAGATCTACATCGGTCACACCGAGCGCGACTACGTCCCGATGGACGCTCGCTGA